In the Pseudanabaena sp. PCC 7367 genome, one interval contains:
- a CDS encoding PAS domain S-box protein yields the protein MNRVLNHHLEAIRDCCINDAAFEKVKQILEQSAIDQLSCEPDNSPDHLADPNQYGSLRTGTAGIYSNNTRLEYSGQNGEKPDCNEQAQHRSRALLNAIPDLIFRFNRQGIYTDVLAKQESDLALPADQLIGSNIYAVLPEHLADRFIEMLELAIASGDTQTFEYELEINGQLRCWEARLVASGSDEVTSIVRETTAQRRVQEALQRNEARTLALLDAIPDLMFRISRDGTYLDFKAHRDSDFAISPSKMLGHKVHDVLPQEIADRRMEQIERAFQTGKTQIFEYQLEKHNSIHEYEARVVVSGVDEVLVIVRDITERKQAEIALRRSEEKFSKSFHSSPNLIVIATLTEGKILEVNDTTAKMLGYRCDQLVNQSLVGMGIWVDPEDGDRLRHQLQTQGTVKNFESKLCTKSGDRIACLISAEIIFLHNSDCMLAIINDISDRKRIEEQLLQTTSNLRAIFEAFPDLQFRLDAAGQVLEYHSGSTSELFVKPEQFMHRQIEEFLPPQIAKKTHQAIQETIATQALVSYEYNLPIQGCDRIFEARMLPFQDEQVIVIVRDITERVEAERALRLSEEMFSKAFRSNPDSCSISTFNEGKFIEINQAFLDTTNYQRDEVINHTATELGIWHNPAEALQLRQTLQEKGFVRNVEYEFCRKSGEPMLALFSAELIEFNGESCILAMTNDITDRKLAEARLKEAIERDRLLGEIALKIRRSLNLDQILHTAVTEVRQMMTADRVFIAYANGENQSHVIAESVDLEWPSVLGWVADDALTKEVEVMFRSGKPEIIDDLTQVSLSPNRTKIARRSKVKAALTVPILLGDRLMGILGVHQCTGTRHWHTFEVNFLEKLATQVAIAIQQAELYAQVQDLNANLEQQVQERTEELEQRYRELQELSEVKDFFIHAVSHDLRTPIMGNLLLLRNLIKKGTESCVPIAPSVNVTTNQVNQAQGTLNQTSIQPPPQSPTESKPVSKTPTHLLLPLKILDRMVQSSDRQLEMLNLLLDAHALEAGNVALKSGKVGIACLVKAVLADLEPLLSKNQAKLNNLISDDLPSVAADMGQIVRVYENLITNSLKHNPPGMELTLDAQPIETEQGAMLRCEIKDNGLGMADCGKLFQRYAKTDRSKYSTNISLSLYLCRQIISAHGGQIGVANEAGQGTTFWFTLAIAPQVGMR from the coding sequence ATGAATCGGGTTCTAAATCACCATCTAGAAGCGATCAGAGATTGTTGCATTAATGATGCAGCATTTGAAAAGGTCAAGCAAATTCTAGAACAATCTGCGATCGATCAACTTTCCTGCGAACCTGATAATTCACCAGATCACTTAGCTGATCCCAATCAATATGGCTCCCTCAGAACTGGAACCGCTGGCATCTACAGTAATAATACCCGCCTCGAATACAGTGGTCAAAATGGCGAAAAGCCCGATTGTAATGAGCAAGCTCAGCATCGCAGCAGGGCTCTTTTAAATGCAATTCCCGATCTCATATTTCGATTCAACCGCCAGGGTATTTATACCGACGTGCTGGCTAAACAAGAAAGCGACTTGGCATTACCGGCAGATCAATTGATTGGCAGCAATATCTATGCGGTGCTACCAGAACATTTAGCCGATCGCTTCATTGAAATGCTAGAGCTAGCGATCGCCAGTGGTGATACCCAAACCTTTGAGTATGAACTGGAAATCAATGGCCAACTGCGTTGTTGGGAAGCTCGCCTGGTTGCCAGCGGCAGCGATGAGGTCACCTCGATTGTGCGTGAGACCACCGCCCAAAGAAGGGTGCAAGAGGCGCTCCAGCGTAATGAGGCCAGAACCCTAGCCCTATTGGATGCAATCCCCGATTTGATGTTCAGGATTAGCCGCGATGGTACTTATTTGGATTTTAAGGCGCACCGCGATTCTGACTTTGCGATCTCCCCAAGTAAAATGCTGGGACACAAAGTCCATGATGTCTTGCCCCAGGAAATTGCCGATCGCCGCATGGAGCAAATTGAGCGGGCTTTTCAAACTGGTAAAACCCAGATATTTGAATATCAGCTCGAAAAACACAACTCCATCCATGAATATGAAGCAAGGGTAGTGGTTAGTGGTGTGGATGAAGTATTGGTAATTGTGCGCGACATTACCGAACGCAAACAGGCAGAGATTGCCTTGCGCCGATCGGAGGAAAAATTTTCTAAATCATTCCATTCCAGCCCCAACCTGATCGTGATTGCGACCCTGACGGAGGGGAAAATCCTGGAAGTCAACGATACCACAGCCAAAATGTTGGGCTATCGCTGCGATCAGTTAGTTAATCAGAGTCTTGTTGGCATGGGCATTTGGGTTGATCCTGAAGATGGCGATCGCCTCCGTCACCAACTCCAAACCCAAGGAACAGTCAAAAATTTTGAATCGAAACTATGTACCAAATCAGGCGATCGAATTGCTTGCCTCATTTCAGCGGAAATAATTTTCCTGCATAATAGCGATTGCATGTTGGCAATTATCAACGACATCAGCGATCGCAAACGGATTGAAGAACAACTGCTGCAAACCACCTCCAATCTGCGGGCGATCTTTGAAGCCTTTCCCGATTTGCAATTTCGCCTCGATGCAGCGGGTCAAGTCCTGGAATATCACTCTGGCAGCACTTCGGAGCTATTTGTGAAACCAGAGCAATTCATGCATCGCCAAATCGAAGAATTTTTACCACCCCAGATCGCCAAGAAAACTCACCAGGCTATTCAAGAAACGATCGCCACCCAAGCCCTGGTTAGCTATGAATATAACCTGCCGATCCAGGGCTGCGACAGAATATTTGAAGCCAGGATGCTGCCATTTCAAGACGAGCAGGTAATTGTGATTGTGCGCGATATCACCGAGCGGGTCGAAGCCGAGCGGGCGCTGCGATTGTCGGAAGAAATGTTCTCCAAGGCCTTTCGTTCTAACCCTGACTCTTGCTCCATTTCCACCTTTAATGAAGGCAAATTTATTGAGATTAATCAGGCATTTCTGGATACCACCAACTACCAACGCGATGAAGTAATCAACCATACTGCCACCGAGCTAGGAATTTGGCACAATCCTGCCGAAGCATTGCAACTACGCCAAACCCTCCAAGAAAAAGGCTTTGTTCGCAATGTTGAATATGAATTTTGCCGCAAGTCGGGGGAGCCAATGCTGGCTCTTTTTTCTGCTGAACTGATCGAATTCAATGGCGAGTCTTGCATTCTGGCCATGACCAATGATATTACCGATCGCAAACTGGCCGAAGCCCGTCTCAAGGAGGCGATCGAGCGCGATCGTTTGCTCGGTGAAATTGCCCTCAAAATTCGCCGCTCCCTGAACCTGGATCAAATCCTCCACACCGCGGTTACTGAAGTACGCCAGATGATGACTGCCGATCGGGTGTTTATTGCCTATGCCAACGGTGAAAATCAAAGCCATGTGATTGCTGAGTCGGTGGACTTAGAATGGCCTTCAGTCTTGGGTTGGGTAGCCGATGATGCCCTCACCAAAGAAGTAGAAGTTATGTTCCGCAGTGGCAAGCCGGAGATAATTGACGATCTGACGCAGGTAAGCCTATCCCCAAATCGCACTAAAATTGCCCGTCGCAGTAAAGTTAAAGCGGCGCTAACTGTACCAATTTTGTTGGGCGATCGACTGATGGGCATCCTGGGGGTACATCAATGTACTGGTACTCGGCATTGGCATACATTTGAAGTCAATTTTCTCGAAAAGTTGGCTACCCAGGTAGCGATCGCCATCCAACAGGCCGAACTCTATGCCCAGGTGCAAGATCTTAATGCCAACCTAGAACAACAGGTACAGGAACGCACCGAGGAGCTAGAACAACGCTACCGCGAACTCCAAGAATTGAGCGAAGTAAAAGACTTTTTTATCCATGCGGTCTCCCACGACCTGCGCACGCCAATTATGGGCAATTTATTGTTGCTGCGTAATTTGATTAAAAAAGGCACTGAAAGTTGTGTTCCTATTGCGCCCAGCGTTAATGTCACCACTAATCAGGTTAATCAAGCCCAGGGCACTCTAAACCAAACTTCAATTCAACCGCCACCTCAATCCCCTACCGAGTCAAAACCAGTTAGCAAAACCCCCACCCATCTTTTGTTGCCGCTGAAAATTCTCGATCGGATGGTGCAAAGTAGCGATCGCCAATTGGAAATGCTGAACCTATTGCTCGATGCCCATGCCCTGGAAGCCGGTAATGTGGCACTAAAGAGCGGCAAAGTGGGGATTGCTTGTTTGGTCAAGGCGGTGCTGGCTGATTTGGAGCCGCTGCTGAGCAAAAACCAGGCCAAGCTGAATAACCTGATTAGCGATGACCTGCCCAGTGTGGCTGCGGATATGGGACAAATTGTGCGGGTGTATGAAAATTTGATTACCAATTCACTTAAGCATAATCCACCTGGGATGGAGCTAACCCTGGATGCTCAACCGATCGAAACTGAGCAGGGTGCAATGCTACGTTGCGAGATCAAGGATAATGGCCTGGGCATGGCCGATTGTGGCAAATTATTTCAGCGTTATGCCAAAACCGATCGCTCTAAATATTCCACCAACATTAGTCTTAGTTTATATTTGTGCCGCCAGATCATTTCTGCCCACGGGGGGCAAATTGGCGTTGCCAACGAAGCGGGACAGGGTACGACCTTTT
- a CDS encoding transporter substrate-binding domain-containing protein, which produces MSTSPIPTIVAQEQTGILERVKARGKLICGVDGDLVGFSEVDQDGNWQGFNVDFCKAIAAAVLGDGEAVEFKSLMVSERFTAIQNYDVDVLMHNTTWTLSRDTENEIIFSPPIFYDGQGIMVKVKSASEDNQPELDSEPETQDIQDPDESSDPVSNNNSTDPAAAPPNTPEPPDYPPADSITSLVDLDGMSICVLEGIGLAHLDAALRELEVEYLPLSANNAEQLFADYAADQCDAVSIETSQLAAWRSGQPLADRHKILSPVMSKEPFSIVTINSDDRWHDVVSWVIYATFYAEELGINQENYAIFTDTSDPEIAKFLGLTDALGITLGLAPDWTTQILASVGNYADIYERNLAPLGWPRGLNSSWQDGGLLYAMPFR; this is translated from the coding sequence TTGTCAACATCACCCATTCCAACGATTGTGGCACAGGAACAAACGGGGATATTAGAGCGAGTTAAGGCCAGGGGCAAGTTGATCTGCGGCGTTGATGGTGATTTGGTCGGGTTTAGTGAGGTAGACCAAGATGGCAATTGGCAGGGCTTTAATGTAGATTTTTGTAAGGCGATCGCGGCGGCTGTTTTGGGTGATGGCGAGGCGGTTGAGTTTAAAAGCTTAATGGTCTCGGAGCGATTTACAGCGATCCAGAATTATGACGTGGATGTGTTGATGCACAATACAACCTGGACGCTCAGTCGTGACACTGAAAATGAGATTATTTTCTCGCCGCCGATCTTTTATGATGGGCAGGGAATCATGGTTAAGGTCAAATCCGCCAGTGAGGATAACCAGCCTGAGCTAGATTCTGAGCCTGAAACGCAAGATATTCAAGATCCAGACGAGTCAAGCGATCCTGTAAGCAATAATAATTCAACTGACCCAGCGGCAGCGCCACCAAATACGCCTGAGCCGCCAGACTATCCACCAGCCGATTCAATTACTAGCCTGGTTGATCTAGATGGGATGAGTATTTGCGTGCTGGAAGGGATTGGCCTAGCTCATCTGGATGCAGCGCTACGTGAGCTGGAGGTGGAGTATTTACCCCTCAGTGCTAATAATGCAGAGCAATTGTTTGCAGATTATGCAGCCGATCAATGTGATGCGGTTTCGATCGAAACTAGTCAACTGGCAGCTTGGCGCTCAGGACAGCCCTTGGCCGATCGCCACAAAATTCTTAGCCCAGTGATGTCCAAAGAGCCATTTAGTATTGTCACGATTAATAGTGACGATCGCTGGCATGATGTGGTCAGTTGGGTGATTTATGCCACCTTTTATGCGGAAGAATTGGGCATTAACCAGGAAAACTACGCGATCTTTACGGACACTAGCGATCCAGAAATAGCAAAATTCCTGGGGCTGACCGATGCACTGGGGATTACACTGGGACTAGCTCCCGATTGGACTACGCAGATTTTAGCCTCGGTTGGTAACTATGCAGATATATATGAACGCAATTTAGCACCATTGGGATGGCCTCGCGGTCTTAACTCTTCCTGGCAAGATGGTGGGTTATTGTATGCTATGCCTTTTCGTTGA